Proteins encoded in a region of the Psychromicrobium lacuslunae genome:
- the ilvC gene encoding ketol-acid reductoisomerase has protein sequence MTELFYDDDADLSIIQGRTVAVIGYGSQGHAHALSLRDSGVDVRVGLAEGSKSRAKAEAEGLRVLNVAEAVAEADLIMVLTPDQVQRHVYAESIEANLQAGDALFFGHGFNIRYGYIKPPADVDVALVAPKGPGHIVRREFEAGRGVPDLIAVEQDPSGNARALALSYAKAIGGTRAGVIETTFTEETETDLFGEQAVLCGGASQLIQYGFETLTEAGYKPEVAYFEVLHELKLIVDLMVEGGIAKQRWSVSDTAEYGDYVSGPRVIDPHVKENMKAVLKDIQDGTFAKRFIDDQDAGAPEFKALRLKGEQHPIETTGRELRKLFSWIKNEDDYTEGSVAR, from the coding sequence GTGACTGAGTTGTTCTATGACGACGACGCCGATCTGTCCATCATCCAGGGTCGCACCGTCGCCGTCATCGGCTACGGAAGCCAAGGCCACGCCCACGCGCTCAGCTTGCGCGATTCCGGCGTGGACGTGCGAGTCGGCCTGGCCGAGGGATCAAAGTCCCGGGCAAAGGCCGAAGCCGAAGGTCTGCGGGTACTCAATGTGGCTGAGGCAGTAGCCGAGGCTGATCTGATTATGGTGCTCACCCCGGATCAGGTGCAGCGACACGTTTACGCGGAGTCGATTGAAGCCAATCTGCAGGCCGGAGACGCGCTGTTCTTCGGACATGGCTTCAATATCCGTTATGGCTACATCAAACCTCCGGCCGACGTCGATGTCGCTCTGGTCGCGCCCAAGGGTCCGGGGCACATTGTGCGCCGCGAGTTCGAAGCTGGCCGTGGCGTGCCGGATCTGATTGCGGTCGAGCAGGACCCCTCAGGCAACGCTAGGGCGTTGGCGCTTTCCTACGCCAAGGCCATTGGTGGCACCCGTGCCGGCGTGATTGAGACCACCTTTACCGAGGAGACCGAAACCGATCTCTTTGGCGAGCAGGCGGTGCTCTGTGGTGGTGCTTCGCAGCTCATCCAGTACGGTTTCGAAACCCTGACCGAAGCGGGTTACAAGCCCGAGGTCGCCTACTTCGAGGTGCTGCACGAGCTCAAGCTGATCGTCGACCTAATGGTCGAGGGCGGCATCGCCAAGCAGCGTTGGAGCGTCTCCGACACCGCCGAATACGGTGACTACGTTTCCGGGCCGCGGGTGATCGATCCGCACGTCAAGGAAAACATGAAGGCAGTGCTCAAAGACATCCAGGACGGCACCTTCGCGAAGCGTTTCATCGACGATCAGGATGCCGGTGCCCCCGAGTTCAAGGCGCTGCGGCTCAAGGGCGAACAACACCCGATCGAGACCACCGGTCGCGAGCTGCGCAAGCTGTTCTCCTGGATCAAGAACGAGGACGACTACACCGAAGGCTCGGTAGCCCGCTGA
- the ilvN gene encoding acetolactate synthase small subunit: MSRHTLSVLVEDKPGVLTRVSSLFARRAFNINSLAVGPTEVTGVSRITVVVEAEGDLIEQVTKQLNKLVNVIKIVELVSDSSVQRDHILVKVRADAATRLQVTQAADLFRAAVVDVSQDSLIIEATGHPEKLTALLNVLEPFGVREIVQSGTLAIGRGARSMSERALRSA; encoded by the coding sequence ATGTCGCGCCATACCCTTTCCGTTTTGGTTGAAGACAAGCCCGGCGTGCTGACCAGGGTTTCCAGCCTGTTCGCCCGCCGCGCCTTCAACATCAACTCGCTCGCCGTCGGCCCCACCGAGGTCACCGGGGTCTCCCGGATCACCGTGGTGGTGGAAGCCGAAGGAGATTTGATCGAACAGGTCACCAAACAACTGAACAAACTAGTCAATGTGATCAAAATCGTTGAACTGGTTTCGGATTCCTCCGTGCAACGCGACCACATCCTGGTCAAAGTACGCGCGGATGCGGCAACCCGGCTGCAGGTCACCCAAGCTGCAGATTTGTTCCGCGCCGCGGTAGTGGATGTATCCCAGGATTCACTTATTATCGAGGCCACCGGCCACCCCGAAAAGCTCACAGCACTGCTCAATGTGCTGGAGCCCTTCGGCGTCCGGGAAATCGTGCAATCCGGCACGCTGGCGATTGGTCGAGGCGCTCGTTCGATGAGCGAACGCGCCCTCCGCAGCGCCTAA
- a CDS encoding acetolactate synthase large subunit, with the protein MSKSTTTGPAAKASPALMANTHQPAKSGGATVAATVSEKAAVTKLSPVASSLVQGPNRVIAPVQMIGSQAIVRSLEELGVDDIFGLPGGAILPTYDPLMASEMNHVLVRHEQGAGHAAEGYAMVTGRVGVCIATSGPGATNLVTAIMDAHMDSVPLVAITGQVASGVIGTDAFQEADIVGITMPITKHSYLVTDPNDIPRVLAEAFHLASTGRPGPVLVDIAKDAQQGPMTFSWPPTIDLPGYHPVFRGHSKQLREAARLIASSKKPVLYVGGGVIKGHASAELLDLAELTNAPVVTTLMARGAFPDSHQQHVGMPGMHGAVSAVTALQQADLLITLGARFDDRVTGILASFAPGAKVIHADIDPAEISKNRTADVPIVGSVKEIIPDLSEAVRAEFAEAGSPDLTEWWAFLNNLRETYPLGWTEPDDGLTSPQKVIQRIGALTGPEGVYVAGVGQHQMWAAQFINYERPHSWLNSGGAGTMGYSVPAAMGAKVGNPDRVVWAIDGDGCFQMTNQELATCRINNIPIKVAVINNSSLGMVRQWQTLFYEGRYSNTDLNTGHATIRVPDFVKLAEAYDCVGLRCEREEDIDATIQKALEINDRPVVIDFVVSPNSMVWPMVPSGVSNDQIQVARNLTPQWEEED; encoded by the coding sequence ATGAGTAAAAGCACGACCACCGGTCCGGCGGCGAAAGCCAGTCCGGCACTGATGGCCAATACGCACCAACCGGCGAAGTCAGGCGGTGCCACTGTCGCTGCCACTGTCAGCGAGAAGGCGGCAGTTACCAAGCTCAGCCCGGTCGCGTCCTCCTTGGTACAAGGGCCGAATAGGGTCATTGCTCCGGTTCAGATGATTGGCTCGCAGGCCATCGTGCGCTCCCTTGAGGAACTCGGCGTCGACGATATCTTCGGCCTGCCTGGCGGCGCTATCCTGCCGACTTACGATCCGTTAATGGCCTCGGAAATGAACCACGTACTGGTGCGTCATGAGCAGGGTGCCGGGCATGCCGCCGAAGGCTATGCCATGGTGACCGGCCGAGTCGGCGTCTGTATTGCAACGTCGGGTCCCGGTGCCACCAATTTGGTCACCGCCATTATGGATGCCCATATGGACTCGGTGCCCTTGGTTGCGATCACCGGTCAGGTGGCTTCTGGAGTGATCGGCACCGACGCCTTCCAGGAAGCTGACATTGTCGGTATCACCATGCCGATCACTAAGCACTCCTACTTAGTCACTGATCCCAATGACATTCCCCGGGTGCTGGCGGAAGCTTTTCACTTAGCATCCACCGGGCGCCCTGGTCCCGTGCTGGTGGATATCGCTAAGGATGCCCAGCAAGGGCCGATGACTTTCTCCTGGCCGCCCACCATTGACCTGCCTGGCTATCACCCGGTGTTCCGCGGCCACTCAAAGCAGTTGCGTGAAGCCGCCCGACTGATCGCCTCGTCGAAGAAGCCCGTGCTCTATGTTGGCGGCGGTGTGATCAAGGGGCACGCCTCCGCTGAACTGCTGGACCTGGCTGAGCTCACCAACGCACCCGTGGTCACCACGCTGATGGCTCGCGGTGCTTTCCCTGATTCGCATCAACAGCATGTCGGGATGCCGGGCATGCACGGGGCGGTGTCGGCAGTCACGGCGCTACAGCAGGCCGATCTGCTGATTACTCTAGGTGCTCGTTTCGATGACCGGGTGACCGGGATTCTGGCCAGCTTTGCTCCCGGCGCGAAGGTCATTCACGCAGACATCGATCCGGCCGAGATTTCCAAGAATCGCACCGCCGATGTGCCGATTGTCGGCTCTGTGAAGGAGATCATTCCTGATCTCTCCGAGGCGGTGCGCGCTGAGTTTGCCGAGGCCGGCAGCCCCGACCTCACCGAGTGGTGGGCCTTCCTGAATAACCTGCGGGAAACCTACCCGCTGGGCTGGACCGAACCCGACGATGGCCTGACCTCTCCGCAGAAGGTGATCCAGCGAATTGGCGCACTGACCGGGCCCGAGGGAGTCTACGTTGCTGGCGTTGGTCAGCATCAAATGTGGGCTGCCCAGTTCATTAACTACGAGCGTCCGCATTCCTGGCTGAACTCCGGTGGCGCTGGCACCATGGGCTATTCGGTGCCAGCCGCAATGGGTGCCAAGGTCGGCAACCCTGACCGAGTGGTCTGGGCGATTGACGGCGATGGTTGCTTCCAGATGACCAATCAGGAACTCGCTACCTGCCGGATCAATAACATCCCGATCAAGGTCGCGGTGATCAATAACTCTTCACTCGGCATGGTGCGGCAATGGCAGACCCTGTTCTATGAGGGCCGCTATTCCAATACCGATCTGAATACGGGTCACGCCACTATTCGAGTACCCGATTTCGTCAAACTGGCCGAAGCTTATGACTGTGTTGGCTTGCGTTGCGAACGCGAAGAAGATATCGACGCCACCATTCAGAAAGCTCTGGAGATCAATGATCGGCCGGTGGTGATTGACTTCGTAGTCAGCCCGAACTCGATGGTCTGGCCGATGGTGCCTTCCGGAGTCAGCAACGATCAGATTCAGGTTGCTCGCAATCTGACCCCGCAGTGGGAAGAGGAGGACTAA
- the serA gene encoding phosphoglycerate dehydrogenase, with protein MTAKPVVLLAEELSPATVEALGPDFEIRQTDGADRAQLLSAITDVDAILVRSATQVDAEAIAAAKKLRVIARAGVGLDNVDIKAATQAGVMVVNAPTSNIVSAAELTVGHILSLARHIPAASSALKAGEWKRSKYTGTELYEKKIGIIGLGRIGALIAARLQAFETQILAYDPYVTSARAAQLGVQLVTLDELLEQSDFITIHMPKTPETVGMIGPEAFKKMKNSAYVVNVARGGLIDESALYDALQTGEIAGAGIDVFVKEPSTDLPFFGLDNVVVTPHLGASTDEAQEKAGVSVAKSVRLALAGELVPDAVNVAGGVIDKDVRPGIPLIEKLGRVFTALTHASVTQIDVEVAGEIAVKDVKALELAALKGVFTDVVSEQVSYVNAPVLAEQRGINVRLITTEEATDYRNVLTLRGALSDGSQISVSGTLTGPKQIEKLVGVNGYDVEIPISDHLIVLIYQDRPGVVGTVGGILAENGINIAGMQVSRAADANSTSSISSTGSAAGRQVLCLLTVDSAVPQAVLDTVRASIEASTAREVDLEG; from the coding sequence GTGACTGCTAAGCCCGTAGTGTTGCTCGCCGAAGAACTTTCCCCCGCGACCGTCGAAGCCCTCGGCCCGGATTTTGAGATCCGTCAGACCGACGGTGCGGACCGTGCGCAATTGCTTTCCGCGATTACCGACGTCGACGCTATTCTGGTGCGCTCCGCCACCCAGGTCGATGCTGAAGCCATCGCTGCCGCTAAGAAGCTCAGGGTGATCGCCCGGGCCGGCGTCGGCCTCGACAATGTCGACATCAAAGCCGCCACTCAGGCTGGGGTGATGGTGGTCAATGCACCGACCTCTAATATCGTTTCCGCTGCCGAACTCACGGTGGGGCACATCCTGAGCTTGGCTCGGCATATCCCGGCGGCCAGCTCGGCGCTCAAAGCGGGGGAGTGGAAACGCTCCAAATACACCGGCACCGAGCTGTATGAGAAGAAGATCGGCATTATCGGCCTGGGCCGGATCGGTGCCCTGATTGCTGCCCGATTGCAAGCCTTTGAGACCCAGATTCTGGCTTACGATCCCTATGTCACCAGTGCCCGGGCAGCTCAGCTCGGCGTGCAGCTAGTCACCCTCGACGAGTTGCTCGAACAGTCGGACTTCATCACCATCCACATGCCAAAGACGCCAGAGACCGTGGGGATGATTGGACCCGAGGCCTTCAAGAAGATGAAGAACAGCGCCTATGTGGTGAACGTGGCGCGTGGCGGTCTGATCGACGAATCTGCGCTCTATGATGCGCTGCAAACAGGCGAGATCGCGGGCGCGGGCATCGACGTTTTCGTGAAAGAACCGTCCACTGATCTGCCCTTCTTCGGCCTGGATAATGTCGTTGTCACCCCCCACCTGGGAGCTTCCACCGATGAAGCTCAGGAGAAGGCGGGTGTTTCGGTGGCGAAATCCGTGCGTCTGGCCTTAGCAGGCGAGTTGGTGCCGGACGCCGTGAACGTGGCGGGTGGCGTGATCGATAAAGACGTCCGTCCGGGCATCCCACTGATCGAAAAGCTCGGTCGAGTCTTTACCGCCCTGACCCATGCTTCGGTAACCCAGATCGACGTCGAGGTGGCCGGTGAAATCGCTGTTAAGGACGTCAAGGCGCTCGAATTGGCGGCGCTCAAGGGCGTTTTCACCGATGTGGTGAGCGAACAAGTCTCCTATGTGAACGCTCCGGTACTGGCCGAGCAGCGTGGCATCAACGTGAGGCTGATCACCACCGAAGAAGCCACCGATTACCGCAATGTGCTGACCCTGCGCGGCGCTCTTTCGGACGGTTCGCAAATCTCGGTTTCCGGCACGCTGACCGGGCCCAAGCAAATCGAGAAACTGGTCGGCGTGAATGGTTACGACGTCGAAATCCCGATCAGCGATCATTTGATCGTGCTGATCTACCAGGACCGCCCCGGTGTGGTCGGCACGGTCGGTGGCATTCTTGCTGAGAACGGTATCAACATCGCCGGGATGCAGGTGTCCCGGGCCGCTGACGCCAATTCAACGAGTTCGATTAGTTCGACGGGATCTGCTGCGGGCCGTCAGGTGCTCTGCCTGCTCACCGTGGATAGCGCGGTTCCGCAAGCTGTGCTTGACACCGTGCGGGCCTCGATTGAGGCCAGTACCGCACGCGAGGTTGACCTGGAAGGGTAG
- the ilvD gene encoding dihydroxy-acid dehydratase translates to MSVETAKTESKTDQPDIKPRSRVVTDGIAAAPARGMLRAVGFGDEDFAKPQIGVASSWNEITPCNLSLNRLAQGAKEGVHSGGGFPMQFGTISVSDGISMGHEGMHFSLVSREVIADSVETVMMAERIDGSVLLAGCDKSLPGMLMAAARLDLASVFLYAGSIMPGWVKLEDGTEKDVTLIDAFEAVGACAAGKMSLGDLDRIERAICPGEGACGGMYTANTMAAIGEALGMSLPGSAAPPSADRRRDSYAHKSGEAVVNLLRLGITARDIMTKKAFENAIAVTMAFGGSTNAVLHLLAIAREAEVDLQLEDFNRIGDKIPHLGDLKPFGRYVMNDVDRVGGVPVIMKALLDAGLLHGDALTVTGKTLAENLAEINPPDLDGKILRALDNPIHKTGGLSVLKGSLAPDGAVVKTAGFDAEVFEGPARVFEREQGALEALKAGEIQAGDVVVIRYEGPKGGPGMREMLAITGAIKGAGLGKDVLLLTDGRFSGGTTGLCIGHVAPEAVDGGPIAFVQDGDRIRVDIPNKSFDLLVDQAELDARKEGWQPLPAKFSKGVLAKYAKLVHSASEGAVCG, encoded by the coding sequence ATGAGCGTGGAAACAGCCAAGACAGAATCCAAAACAGATCAGCCAGATATCAAGCCCCGCAGCCGCGTCGTCACCGACGGCATCGCTGCTGCCCCGGCACGAGGGATGCTTCGCGCCGTTGGCTTCGGGGATGAAGACTTTGCGAAACCTCAAATTGGCGTGGCCAGCTCCTGGAACGAAATTACCCCCTGCAACCTCTCGCTCAACCGACTCGCTCAGGGCGCCAAAGAGGGCGTGCACTCCGGCGGCGGTTTCCCGATGCAGTTCGGTACTATTTCGGTCTCCGATGGCATCTCGATGGGGCACGAAGGCATGCACTTCTCTCTGGTCTCGCGGGAAGTTATTGCCGACTCAGTAGAGACGGTGATGATGGCGGAGCGGATCGACGGCTCCGTGCTGCTCGCGGGTTGCGATAAGTCGCTCCCGGGCATGTTGATGGCCGCGGCTCGGCTCGACCTGGCCAGTGTTTTCCTTTACGCCGGCTCGATTATGCCCGGCTGGGTAAAGCTTGAGGACGGCACTGAGAAGGACGTCACCTTGATCGACGCCTTTGAAGCGGTTGGCGCTTGTGCTGCCGGAAAGATGTCGCTGGGCGACTTGGACCGGATTGAACGCGCGATCTGTCCGGGCGAAGGCGCCTGCGGCGGCATGTACACCGCGAACACGATGGCAGCAATTGGCGAAGCGCTTGGCATGTCCTTGCCCGGCTCAGCCGCACCGCCCAGCGCCGACCGACGTCGCGATTCCTATGCGCACAAGTCCGGCGAAGCGGTAGTGAACCTGCTGCGACTCGGCATCACCGCCCGCGACATTATGACCAAAAAGGCTTTCGAGAACGCCATCGCGGTCACGATGGCTTTTGGTGGCTCCACCAACGCGGTGCTTCACCTGCTAGCAATTGCTCGCGAGGCTGAGGTTGATTTACAGCTTGAAGACTTCAACCGGATCGGCGACAAGATCCCGCACCTGGGTGATTTGAAACCCTTCGGACGGTACGTGATGAACGATGTCGATCGGGTGGGCGGCGTGCCGGTGATCATGAAAGCGCTGCTCGACGCTGGCTTACTGCACGGGGATGCGCTCACCGTGACCGGTAAGACGCTGGCCGAGAACCTGGCCGAGATCAACCCGCCGGACCTAGACGGCAAGATTTTGCGGGCGCTGGATAACCCGATCCATAAGACCGGCGGTTTGAGCGTGCTGAAGGGCTCGCTGGCTCCCGACGGTGCGGTGGTGAAAACTGCCGGCTTCGACGCCGAGGTCTTTGAAGGACCGGCGCGCGTCTTCGAACGTGAGCAGGGTGCCCTGGAGGCGCTCAAAGCGGGGGAGATCCAAGCGGGCGACGTGGTGGTAATCCGCTATGAGGGGCCAAAGGGTGGTCCCGGGATGCGCGAAATGCTCGCCATTACCGGCGCGATCAAGGGTGCCGGTCTGGGCAAGGACGTTTTGCTTTTGACCGATGGACGTTTTTCTGGGGGAACCACCGGTCTGTGCATCGGGCACGTTGCCCCGGAAGCGGTCGACGGCGGACCTATCGCGTTCGTCCAGGACGGTGACCGGATTCGGGTGGATATTCCGAATAAGAGCTTTGACCTGCTGGTTGACCAGGCCGAACTGGATGCCCGCAAGGAGGGCTGGCAGCCGCTGCCAGCGAAGTTCAGCAAGGGTGTGCTGGCCAAGTACGCCAAGCTGGTGCATTCGGCTTCCGAAGGCGCGGTCTGCGGCTAA
- a CDS encoding MFS transporter — MTTTVTRAATFPLLGLLSFTVSGFLTIMTENMPSGLLPEISRDLGVSEGLAGQLLTLYALGSVLAAIPVVTATRRWDRRPLLLGTIAALFIFNSITAFSGSYLLTMGARFIAGMAAGVIWGVLAGYARRMVPVEQQGKAMAVVGVGQPIALCLGVPIGAWLGSFLDWRGVFWVMSGIAALLFIWILAVVPNVPGQQGEGQRSVLQVLRIPGLVPVLSVIFLWILAHNVLYTYIAPFAEATGIGAKNTGILLAVFGISSVIGVWLVGWKVDAALRLLSIISLAGFTVAALVLAFAVHSAPVAFISIALWGLTFGGAPTILQTATADIGGADADVALSMLVTVFNLAVAGGGLLGGLLLEPLGVLSFPWILTGLAILALLVVLASKKGFRPGHRNQHTAVIEVPVDVG; from the coding sequence ATGACCACCACGGTTACGCGCGCGGCAACCTTTCCGCTACTGGGCCTTCTATCGTTCACGGTCAGTGGCTTCCTGACCATTATGACCGAGAATATGCCCTCCGGTTTGTTGCCGGAGATCAGCAGGGATCTCGGTGTTTCTGAAGGTCTGGCCGGGCAATTACTGACACTTTATGCACTTGGCTCGGTGCTGGCGGCAATTCCGGTGGTGACAGCAACACGTCGCTGGGACCGTCGCCCGCTACTCTTAGGCACCATTGCCGCGCTCTTCATTTTCAACTCAATTACGGCTTTCTCAGGCAGCTACCTACTGACCATGGGAGCCCGATTTATCGCTGGTATGGCCGCAGGGGTGATCTGGGGTGTGCTGGCAGGCTACGCCCGACGCATGGTGCCGGTTGAGCAACAGGGCAAGGCGATGGCGGTCGTCGGCGTTGGTCAGCCGATCGCGCTATGTCTTGGGGTGCCGATTGGTGCCTGGCTCGGCAGTTTCCTCGACTGGCGAGGCGTGTTCTGGGTGATGTCAGGCATTGCCGCATTGCTATTCATCTGGATATTGGCGGTGGTTCCTAATGTGCCCGGTCAGCAAGGGGAGGGGCAGCGCTCGGTGCTCCAGGTGCTCCGGATTCCTGGTCTGGTTCCAGTGCTCAGCGTGATCTTTTTGTGGATCTTGGCTCATAACGTGCTCTATACCTACATCGCGCCCTTTGCAGAAGCAACCGGAATCGGAGCCAAAAATACCGGAATACTTCTCGCCGTCTTCGGCATCTCATCGGTGATCGGGGTTTGGCTGGTGGGTTGGAAAGTGGACGCCGCGCTGCGTCTGCTGTCAATTATTTCGCTGGCGGGCTTCACAGTGGCGGCACTCGTGCTGGCCTTCGCGGTGCACTCCGCGCCAGTGGCTTTTATTAGCATCGCTCTGTGGGGACTGACCTTCGGTGGTGCCCCCACTATTTTGCAGACCGCTACGGCCGATATTGGCGGTGCCGACGCGGATGTGGCGTTGTCAATGTTGGTTACCGTCTTTAATCTTGCGGTTGCCGGTGGCGGCTTGCTCGGTGGTCTACTGCTTGAACCGCTCGGTGTGCTCAGCTTCCCGTGGATATTGACGGGTCTGGCCATTCTCGCCCTGCTCGTCGTGCTCGCGAGTAAGAAGGGCTTCCGGCCGGGGCATCGGAATCAGCACACCGCAGTGATCGAGGTGCCAGTTGACGTCGGCTAG